One Nostoc sp. UHCC 0302 DNA window includes the following coding sequences:
- a CDS encoding bifunctional oligoribonuclease/PAP phosphatase NrnA, producing MYLNSPVNQFERLSLTTEPNSEEAEIEKEALEVPLTRPSMMQSTGEGAIYPAQRGSSLATQKSEELQKTLLAHRHDRHLVILQDFPDPDALSSAWTYQLIAQQYDIKSEIIYAGALSHQENIALVRLTGLPIQRWTLQTLKSKDLSSYQGFVLIDNQGTTSQLVSAVQQAGIPLVALVDHHSIQGELKSEFEDVRPHVRATATIFTQYLQTGLLALDSSINQHVKCATALMHGLRSDTNRLMQAQEEDFMAAAYLSRFYDAQLLNAILLANRSKRVMDVIERSLKNRIVQNNFSIAGVGYLRYDDRDAIPQAADFLVTEENVHTAVVYGIVHDEDEELEIVIGSLRTTKLTLDPDEFIKEAFGQDSTGRFFGGGRTSAGGFEIPMGFLSGSNENSAYAKMKWEVFDTQIKQKLLRLVNPRDNPIQSE from the coding sequence ATGTACTTGAATTCTCCCGTTAATCAGTTTGAGAGATTGTCATTGACCACAGAGCCAAACTCAGAGGAAGCTGAAATAGAGAAAGAAGCGCTAGAAGTTCCCCTCACCCGTCCGTCCATGATGCAATCGACAGGTGAAGGAGCTATCTATCCAGCACAGCGTGGCAGTTCCCTGGCAACCCAAAAGTCAGAAGAACTGCAAAAAACCCTTTTGGCACACCGACACGATCGCCATTTGGTAATCTTACAAGATTTTCCAGACCCTGATGCCCTTTCTTCTGCTTGGACTTATCAGTTAATTGCTCAGCAATACGATATCAAATCTGAAATTATTTACGCTGGTGCTTTGAGCCACCAAGAGAATATTGCTTTAGTGAGGTTGACTGGTTTACCTATCCAACGCTGGACACTGCAAACCTTAAAGAGCAAAGACTTATCATCTTATCAAGGTTTTGTATTAATTGATAACCAAGGAACCACCTCCCAGCTAGTGTCAGCGGTGCAGCAGGCTGGAATTCCCTTAGTGGCGCTGGTTGACCATCACAGCATCCAGGGAGAACTCAAATCAGAGTTTGAAGATGTCCGTCCTCATGTACGAGCTACGGCAACAATTTTTACTCAATACTTACAAACAGGATTACTCGCATTAGATAGCAGCATCAATCAACACGTTAAGTGTGCTACTGCTTTGATGCATGGCTTGCGCTCAGATACAAATCGGCTGATGCAAGCGCAAGAAGAAGACTTCATGGCAGCGGCATATCTGAGTCGATTTTATGACGCCCAACTGCTGAACGCCATTTTACTAGCGAATCGTTCCAAGCGGGTGATGGATGTGATCGAGCGATCGCTCAAAAATCGCATCGTCCAAAATAACTTTTCCATTGCTGGTGTTGGTTATCTACGCTACGACGACCGCGACGCCATCCCCCAAGCGGCAGATTTTCTCGTCACTGAAGAAAACGTTCACACTGCCGTAGTTTATGGCATTGTTCACGATGAAGATGAAGAACTAGAAATAGTCATCGGCTCCCTGAGAACCACGAAACTCACCCTTGACCCCGATGAGTTCATCAAAGAAGCCTTTGGACAAGATAGCACTGGGCGCTTTTTTGGCGGTGGAAGAACAAGTGCAGGCGGTTTTGAGATTCCGATGGGTTTCTTGTCTGGCAGTAACGAAAATTCTGCCTATGCGAAAATGAAATGGGAAGTATTCGATACGCAAATTAAGCAAAAGCTACTAAGATTGGTCAATCCTAGAGACAATCCGATTCAGTCAGAGTAG
- the nuoH gene encoding NADH-quinone oxidoreductase subunit NuoH, with the protein MNSGIDLQGTFIESLMDLGIPPGAAKAVWMPLPMILMLIGATVGVLVATWLERKISAAAQQRIGPEYQGPFGLLVPVADGLKLVFKEDIVPAKSDAWLFTLGPIIVVIPVFLSFLIVPFGQNIVISNVGMGVFLWIALSSIQPIGLLMAGYASNNKYSLLGGLRAAAQSISYEIPLALAVLAIAMMSNSLSTVDIVNQQSGYGILGWNIWRQPIGFLIFWIAALAECERLPFDLPEAEEELVAGYQTEYAGMKFGLFYLGSYVNLILSSLLVAILYLGGWDFPIPINLIASWLGISDTNPVLQIVTASLGITMTVLKAYLLVFVAILLRWTVPRVRIDQLLDLGWKFLLPVGLVNLLLTAALKLAFPFAFGG; encoded by the coding sequence ATGAACTCAGGAATTGACCTTCAAGGAACTTTTATTGAATCCCTAATGGATTTAGGAATTCCACCAGGGGCGGCCAAAGCGGTTTGGATGCCACTGCCAATGATACTAATGCTGATTGGGGCAACAGTGGGGGTATTAGTCGCCACTTGGCTAGAGCGAAAAATTTCTGCTGCTGCACAGCAGAGAATTGGGCCAGAATACCAGGGGCCTTTTGGGTTGTTAGTGCCTGTAGCGGATGGTTTAAAACTGGTATTTAAGGAAGACATAGTGCCAGCAAAGTCTGACGCCTGGCTTTTTACCCTCGGCCCAATTATTGTTGTGATTCCGGTGTTTCTGTCGTTCCTGATTGTTCCTTTTGGACAGAATATCGTAATTAGCAATGTAGGCATGGGTGTATTCTTGTGGATTGCTCTGTCTAGCATTCAACCCATTGGCTTGTTGATGGCTGGCTACGCATCTAATAACAAATACTCCCTTTTAGGGGGCTTGCGAGCAGCCGCCCAGTCGATTAGTTATGAAATTCCTTTGGCACTGGCAGTGTTGGCGATCGCTATGATGTCTAATAGTCTCAGCACTGTTGACATTGTTAATCAGCAATCCGGCTATGGCATCCTTGGCTGGAACATTTGGCGGCAGCCTATTGGGTTTCTGATTTTCTGGATAGCCGCCCTTGCCGAATGCGAACGCTTACCCTTTGACTTGCCCGAAGCAGAAGAAGAACTAGTAGCAGGTTATCAAACTGAATACGCAGGCATGAAATTCGGTCTGTTCTACCTGGGTTCCTACGTTAACTTAATACTTTCTTCCTTATTGGTAGCAATTTTGTACTTGGGCGGTTGGGATTTTCCCATTCCCATCAACCTCATAGCTAGCTGGTTGGGAATCAGTGATACGAATCCCGTGTTGCAGATAGTAACTGCTTCTTTGGGTATTACCATGACTGTACTCAAAGCCTATCTACTAGTATTTGTTGCCATCCTGTTGCGCTGGACAGTGCCACGGGTACGGATTGACCAATTGTTAGATTTAGGATGGAAGTTTTTGTTACCAGTTGGTTTGGTTAATCTTCTATTAACTGCAGCCCTGAAACTAGCCTTTCCCTTTGCATTTGGTGGGTAA
- a CDS encoding citrate synthase: MMVCEYKPGLEGIPAAQSSISHVDGQKGILEYRGIRIEELAEKSTFLETAYLLIWGELPTKEELQAFEHEVRYHRRIKYRIRDMMKCFPESGHPMDALQASAAALGLFYSLRDLHNPAYIRDSVVRLIATIPTMVAAFQLMRKGNDPVRPRDDLDYSANFLYMLNEQEPDPLAAKIFDICLILQVEHTMNASTFSARVTASTLTDPYAVVASAVGTLGGPLHGGANEEVIQMLEEIGSVENVRPFIEDRLQRKAKIMGFGHRVYKVKDPRATILQGLAEQLFEKFGHDKFYDIALEVERVVEEKLGSRGIYPNVDFYSGLVYRKMGIPTDLFTPIFAIARVAGWLAHWKEQLAENRIFRPTQIYNGRHEAPYIPIDQR, encoded by the coding sequence ATGATGGTGTGCGAATACAAGCCTGGTCTAGAAGGCATTCCCGCCGCTCAATCGAGTATCAGTCATGTTGATGGGCAAAAGGGAATACTAGAATATCGTGGCATCCGGATTGAGGAATTAGCAGAAAAAAGTACATTTCTAGAAACTGCTTATCTCTTAATCTGGGGTGAATTGCCAACTAAGGAAGAACTGCAAGCTTTTGAGCATGAAGTTCGTTATCACAGACGGATAAAATACCGCATTCGGGACATGATGAAATGCTTTCCAGAAAGCGGTCACCCAATGGATGCCCTACAAGCCTCAGCTGCGGCTTTAGGCTTGTTTTATTCGCTTCGTGACTTACATAACCCTGCTTACATTCGGGATTCTGTGGTGCGTTTGATAGCAACCATTCCGACAATGGTGGCGGCGTTCCAGTTGATGCGAAAAGGCAATGACCCCGTGCGTCCCCGTGATGACTTAGACTACTCCGCCAACTTCCTGTATATGCTCAATGAGCAAGAACCTGATCCTCTGGCGGCAAAAATTTTTGACATCTGCTTAATACTGCAAGTCGAGCATACAATGAATGCATCGACCTTCAGCGCTAGGGTAACAGCTTCTACCTTGACTGACCCCTATGCTGTGGTTGCTAGTGCAGTGGGAACCTTGGGTGGGCCGCTTCATGGTGGAGCCAATGAAGAAGTAATCCAGATGTTGGAAGAAATTGGTTCTGTAGAAAATGTACGTCCTTTTATCGAGGATCGTCTGCAACGCAAAGCCAAAATTATGGGCTTTGGGCATCGTGTCTACAAAGTCAAAGACCCACGAGCCACAATTTTACAAGGATTAGCAGAACAACTGTTTGAGAAGTTTGGGCATGACAAGTTCTATGATATTGCCCTAGAGGTAGAACGCGTGGTCGAGGAAAAACTCGGTAGCAGAGGGATTTATCCCAATGTTGACTTTTATTCTGGTTTGGTGTACAGAAAAATGGGTATTCCCACAGACTTATTTACACCAATATTTGCGATCGCTCGTGTTGCAGGTTGGCTAGCCCACTGGAAAGAACAACTAGCAGAAAACCGGATTTTCCGCCCTACTCAGATTTACAACGGTCGCCACGAAGCTCCATATATTCCCATTGACCAACGATAA
- a CDS encoding NADH-quinone oxidoreductase subunit J, translating into MNLAEGVQTVSFGILAVMMIGAALGVVLSPSIVYSAFMLGGVFISISGIYLLLNADFVASAQVLIYVGAVNVLILFAIMLVNKRQNFVPYPNAWVRKVLTGVVSLGLFALLSTMVLATPWKYSTTSVAGDSSIVLIGEHLFTDFLLPFELASILLLIAMVGAIILARREYLPDQVTPSELPQTVLTLPERPRELVSARRGTGTSGTDTNRGGSRRE; encoded by the coding sequence GTGAATCTAGCCGAAGGAGTACAGACTGTTTCATTTGGCATACTGGCAGTGATGATGATTGGGGCGGCGCTTGGTGTGGTGCTGTCACCCAGTATTGTCTATTCTGCCTTTATGCTAGGAGGCGTATTCATCAGCATATCGGGAATCTATCTGTTGCTGAACGCTGATTTTGTAGCATCAGCACAAGTGCTAATTTATGTTGGGGCGGTGAACGTGCTGATTTTGTTTGCCATTATGTTGGTAAACAAAAGACAAAATTTTGTACCATATCCCAATGCTTGGGTGCGGAAAGTACTGACAGGGGTAGTTAGTTTAGGATTGTTTGCTCTTTTGAGTACGATGGTGTTGGCAACTCCTTGGAAGTACTCAACTACTTCTGTGGCTGGTGATAGTTCCATAGTTCTGATTGGTGAGCATTTATTCACTGACTTTTTGCTACCTTTTGAACTAGCTTCCATTTTGTTGTTAATCGCAATGGTGGGCGCAATTATTTTGGCACGTCGTGAGTATTTACCAGACCAAGTTACGCCTTCAGAATTGCCACAAACCGTTTTGACCTTGCCAGAACGCCCCAGAGAACTAGTATCAGCAAGGCGTGGGACTGGAACAAGCGGTACTGATACCAATCGTGGTGGCTCTCGTCGAGAATGA
- the sixA gene encoding phosphohistidine phosphatase SixA, producing the protein MELYLIRHGIAEERELGIKDEERSLTKEGRQKTEKVAQRLVKLGFNFELILTSPLVRARQTAEILIAAGLSSQLEESSHLAPDGEISSWVVDWLEPKNYSQNIQLALVGHEPDLSNWAEILLWGSEIPSVGSQIRELSEAKAGLVLKKAGMIGIKLPETGTPLGRSQMFWLTPPKYLL; encoded by the coding sequence GTGGAACTGTATTTAATTCGTCATGGCATAGCTGAAGAGAGAGAATTAGGCATCAAAGATGAAGAGCGCAGCCTTACCAAAGAAGGACGCCAAAAAACTGAGAAAGTTGCCCAAAGACTCGTCAAGCTGGGTTTTAACTTTGAATTAATTCTCACCAGTCCCTTAGTGCGTGCGCGACAAACAGCTGAAATCCTCATCGCAGCCGGATTAAGTTCCCAATTAGAGGAATCTAGCCACCTTGCCCCTGATGGTGAAATCTCAAGCTGGGTTGTAGATTGGTTAGAGCCTAAGAATTATTCACAAAATATTCAACTGGCGCTGGTTGGACATGAACCTGATTTGAGTAATTGGGCAGAAATTCTCCTTTGGGGAAGCGAAATTCCGAGCGTTGGAAGCCAGATAAGAGAGCTGTCAGAAGCCAAAGCAGGTTTAGTCTTGAAAAAAGCAGGTATGATTGGGATAAAACTACCAGAAACAGGTACTCCTCTGGGTCGTAGTCAGATGTTTTGGTTGACACCACCTAAGTACCTGCTGTAA
- a CDS encoding GNAT family N-acyltransferase: MEIYYRNINYPLSPPPLLKDFPVLQTEKYILRLASTEEELKSILRLRFEVFNLELGLGFSTSNLTQMDEDQFDAVCHHLLLISKQTGETIGTYRMQTYIMASQGLGFDAADIFNLNTIPDSVLQASVEVGRACIAKEFRNIQALLLLWEGLANYLIWSRKQYFFGCASLLTQSPCEAACAYDYFQQNNLMHPSILVYPNSQSFLDVTPKCIDSYNVELPNILQAYLSIGAKICSLPAIDRQFKTIDFLTISNIADFYRWR; encoded by the coding sequence ATGGAAATTTATTACCGCAACATCAATTACCCACTGAGTCCTCCTCCGCTCCTGAAAGATTTTCCTGTTTTGCAAACTGAAAAATATATCCTACGACTTGCCTCAACTGAAGAAGAATTAAAATCTATTTTGCGGTTGCGTTTTGAAGTTTTTAATTTGGAACTAGGCTTGGGATTCTCTACTTCTAACCTTACCCAGATGGATGAAGACCAGTTTGATGCAGTTTGCCATCATTTGTTACTAATCTCCAAACAGACCGGGGAAACGATTGGAACTTATCGAATGCAAACTTATATAATGGCTTCTCAAGGGCTAGGTTTTGATGCGGCTGACATATTTAATCTCAATACGATTCCCGACTCTGTGCTTCAGGCATCCGTAGAAGTTGGGCGTGCATGTATAGCTAAAGAATTCCGCAATATTCAAGCACTTTTATTACTTTGGGAAGGGCTAGCAAATTATCTTATCTGGAGTAGAAAACAATATTTTTTCGGCTGTGCATCATTACTAACACAATCTCCTTGTGAAGCTGCTTGTGCTTATGATTATTTTCAGCAAAATAACTTGATGCATCCAAGTATTTTAGTTTATCCAAATTCACAATCTTTTCTGGATGTTACCCCAAAATGTATAGATTCATATAATGTGGAACTCCCTAATATTTTACAGGCATATTTGAGTATTGGAGCAAAAATATGTAGCCTTCCAGCTATTGATAGACAGTTCAAAACTATTGATTTTTTAACTATATCTAATATTGCAGACTTTTATAGATGGCGTTAA
- the ndhI gene encoding NAD(P)H-quinone oxidoreductase subunit I, protein MLKFLKQVGDYAKEAVQAGRYIGQGLSVTFDHMRRRPITVQYPYEKLIPGERFRGRIHFEFDKCIACEVCVRVCPINLPVVDWEFDKASKKKKLNHYSIDFGVCIFCGNCVEYCPTNCLSMTEEYELSTYDRHELNYDNVALGRLPYKVTDDPMVTPLRELVYLPKGVLEPHDLPVDAPRAGARPEDLVEQTEK, encoded by the coding sequence ATGCTCAAGTTCCTGAAACAAGTTGGCGATTACGCCAAAGAAGCGGTGCAAGCCGGTCGTTACATTGGTCAGGGGCTTTCTGTCACCTTCGATCATATGCGGCGGCGTCCGATTACCGTACAGTACCCTTACGAGAAATTGATTCCTGGCGAACGGTTTCGCGGTAGAATTCACTTTGAGTTTGATAAGTGTATTGCTTGCGAAGTCTGTGTTCGAGTTTGTCCAATCAACCTGCCTGTGGTGGATTGGGAATTTGACAAAGCCAGCAAAAAGAAAAAGCTCAATCACTACAGTATTGACTTTGGAGTTTGTATTTTCTGCGGTAACTGTGTGGAATATTGTCCCACTAACTGTCTATCAATGACAGAAGAGTATGAGCTTTCCACTTACGATCGCCATGAATTGAACTACGACAACGTGGCGCTAGGTCGTCTGCCCTATAAAGTCACAGATGACCCAATGGTCACACCACTACGGGAACTAGTTTATCTACCCAAAGGTGTCCTCGAACCCCATGATCTACCTGTGGATGCGCCTCGTGCAGGTGCGCGTCCAGAAGACCTTGTAGAACAAACAGAAAAATAA
- a CDS encoding NAD(+) kinase, whose protein sequence is MQLKQVIIAYKARDAQSKRWAELCAKQLENRDCHVLMGPSGPKDNPYPVFLASAAQPIDLALVLGGDGTVLTSARHLAPVGIPILGVNVGGHLGFLTESVEEFQDTEKVWDRLLEDRYAVQRRMMLQAAVYEGHGSNLEPVSERYLALNEFCVKPASADRMITSILEMEIDGEVVDQYVGDGLIIATPTGSTGYTVSANGPIMHDGMEALTITPICPMSLSSRPLVLPPGSVVSVWPLGDYDLSTKLWTDGVLGTSIWPGHRVDVRMADCRVKFIILRENNSYYQTLREKLLWAGTRVRYSNNHRN, encoded by the coding sequence GTGCAACTCAAGCAGGTAATTATTGCTTATAAGGCGCGAGATGCCCAGAGTAAACGCTGGGCAGAACTCTGCGCTAAACAACTAGAAAACCGCGATTGCCATGTGTTGATGGGGCCAAGCGGGCCAAAAGACAACCCTTATCCAGTGTTTTTGGCTTCGGCTGCTCAACCAATCGATCTGGCTTTGGTACTCGGTGGTGATGGTACGGTTTTAACTAGTGCCAGACATTTAGCCCCTGTTGGCATCCCAATTTTAGGAGTAAATGTTGGGGGTCATTTAGGATTTTTAACTGAGTCGGTGGAAGAGTTTCAGGATACAGAAAAAGTTTGGGATAGGTTGTTAGAGGATCGATATGCTGTCCAACGGCGGATGATGTTGCAAGCGGCGGTGTATGAGGGTCATGGCTCAAATTTGGAACCAGTGAGTGAGCGTTACCTGGCTTTGAATGAATTTTGTGTTAAACCTGCTTCTGCTGACCGGATGATTACCTCAATTCTAGAAATGGAAATTGACGGTGAGGTAGTCGATCAATATGTGGGAGACGGATTAATTATTGCCACTCCTACAGGCTCGACAGGTTACACCGTTTCTGCCAATGGCCCAATTATGCATGATGGTATGGAAGCGCTTACCATCACTCCGATTTGCCCGATGAGTCTTTCTAGTCGCCCCCTCGTTTTACCCCCTGGTTCTGTGGTCAGTGTTTGGCCTTTAGGAGATTACGATTTAAGCACCAAGCTGTGGACGGATGGGGTGTTAGGGACTTCAATTTGGCCAGGACACCGCGTTGATGTGCGGATGGCAGATTGTCGGGTTAAGTTTATTATTTTGCGGGAAAACAATTCATATTATCAGACGCTGAGAGAGAAGTTGCTTTGGGCAGGTACAAGGGTTCGTTACAGCAATAATCATCGAAATTGA
- a CDS encoding DUF29 domain-containing protein: MNSIEFQMLQTLYEQDFCAWVEQTAELLQSHQWDTLDLEHLIEEVVDLGKSQQRALQSALRLVLSHLLKWKYQPERRSHSWQVTITRERLNLDELLQESPSLRRFLNDAEWLNTTYQRARREAIVETSLSEENFAIACPFAVDEILDLDFYPNAEE; the protein is encoded by the coding sequence ATGAATTCTATAGAATTCCAAATGTTACAAACCTTGTATGAACAAGATTTTTGTGCTTGGGTAGAGCAAACCGCAGAGCTTTTACAATCGCATCAGTGGGACACGCTGGATTTAGAACACTTAATTGAGGAAGTGGTGGACTTGGGTAAGAGTCAACAGCGTGCTTTACAGAGCGCGTTGCGGTTAGTTTTATCGCATTTGTTGAAGTGGAAGTATCAACCCGAACGCCGTAGTCACAGTTGGCAAGTAACCATTACCCGTGAGCGACTTAATCTAGATGAGTTGCTGCAAGAAAGTCCCAGCTTGCGGCGTTTTTTAAATGATGCAGAGTGGCTTAATACTACTTATCAAAGAGCGCGGCGAGAGGCCATAGTGGAAACGAGTTTATCAGAGGAGAATTTTGCGATCGCCTGTCCCTTTGCTGTCGATGAAATTTTAGACTTAGACTTTTATCCTAATGCTGAAGAATAA
- the nuoK gene encoding NADH-quinone oxidoreductase subunit NuoK, with the protein MQLQYFLLLAAALFCIGIYGLINSRNAVRVLMSIELLLNAVNLNLMAFSNYLDSTLIKGQVFTVFVITVAAAEAAVGLAIVLAIYRNRDTVDMEQFNLLKW; encoded by the coding sequence ATGCAACTTCAGTACTTTTTATTACTAGCAGCCGCTCTATTCTGCATCGGTATTTACGGCTTAATTAACAGCCGGAACGCCGTACGGGTATTGATGTCAATTGAATTGCTGCTCAATGCCGTTAATCTGAATTTAATGGCATTTTCCAACTACCTTGACTCAACATTAATTAAGGGTCAGGTTTTCACTGTTTTTGTGATCACCGTGGCCGCAGCCGAGGCGGCGGTGGGTTTAGCGATCGTGCTTGCCATTTATCGCAACCGCGATACCGTCGATATGGAGCAGTTTAATCTCCTGAAGTGGTAA